A stretch of Paucidesulfovibrio gracilis DSM 16080 DNA encodes these proteins:
- a CDS encoding 4Fe-4S dicluster domain-containing protein, with the protein MNGTLKDPAAEIREHMAACMQCGTCSASCPNAAFMDISPRKLWRLAQLDRMDDVVASRTFWMCSSCYNCMLRCPRGLPTTRIMQALKRLAAERGAPGSRRRQAFYRAFTENVERYGRVQESALMNTYLRRRANPVLALSYAPLGWKLLRRGKLHLLPESGHKGRLAPLVNKVREMEGRS; encoded by the coding sequence ATGAACGGGACACTCAAGGATCCAGCGGCGGAGATCCGCGAGCATATGGCCGCCTGCATGCAGTGCGGCACCTGCTCCGCCTCCTGCCCCAACGCGGCGTTTATGGACATCAGCCCGCGCAAGCTCTGGCGGTTGGCCCAGCTGGACCGCATGGACGACGTGGTGGCCAGCCGGACGTTCTGGATGTGCAGCTCCTGCTACAATTGCATGCTGCGTTGCCCGCGGGGGCTGCCCACCACCAGAATCATGCAGGCGCTCAAGCGGTTGGCTGCGGAGCGGGGCGCTCCCGGTTCGCGGCGGCGGCAGGCCTTTTACCGCGCCTTTACCGAAAATGTGGAACGCTATGGCCGGGTGCAGGAAAGCGCGCTCATGAACACCTATCTGCGTCGCCGGGCCAATCCTGTGTTGGCGCTGAGCTACGCGCCGTTAGGGTGGAAACTGTTGCGGCGGGGCAAGCTGCATCTGCTTCCGGAATCCGGCCATAAGGGACGGCTCGCACCACTCGTGAACAAGGTGCGTGAAATGGAGGGCCGGTCATGA
- a CDS encoding CoB--CoM heterodisulfide reductase iron-sulfur subunit B family protein, producing the protein MKYAYYPGCSLTSSAVEYDVSTRAMLSALGAKVHEIPDWTCCGASSVENVGELLSLALPARNLALAERDLPGMDVLAPCSACYLNLRHAREEARADRDVAARLGEALDAEGLTLAAEAPVRHLLDVLVNDIGPQRIQEACVRDLTGLAIAPYYGCQALRPYTDFDDPNRPRSMDALIRAVGAEPVDWDMGARCCGASLMVTHKEAALDAVSTILGAVRGAHAVVTVCPMCQMNLEAYQGEALARMGGGERVSVLYLPQLLGLGLGLDQKDVGLHRNMTVTNRLRAKLRRIDMPIARPMADADQGEGNEETTQPPGTGG; encoded by the coding sequence ATGAAGTATGCCTATTATCCCGGTTGTTCTCTGACCAGCAGCGCCGTGGAATACGATGTGAGCACCAGGGCCATGCTTTCGGCTCTGGGGGCAAAGGTGCATGAGATACCGGACTGGACCTGTTGCGGCGCCAGCTCCGTGGAGAATGTGGGCGAACTGCTCTCCCTGGCCTTGCCTGCGCGTAACCTGGCCCTGGCCGAGCGCGATTTACCGGGCATGGACGTGCTTGCGCCGTGCAGCGCCTGTTACCTGAACCTGCGCCATGCCAGAGAGGAGGCCCGCGCCGACAGGGACGTGGCCGCCCGTCTGGGCGAAGCGCTGGACGCGGAAGGGTTGACCCTGGCGGCCGAAGCCCCGGTACGGCACCTGCTGGACGTGCTGGTGAACGACATCGGACCCCAGCGGATCCAGGAGGCCTGCGTTCGTGACCTCACGGGACTGGCCATTGCTCCGTATTACGGTTGTCAGGCGCTACGGCCCTATACCGACTTCGACGATCCCAACCGGCCCCGCAGTATGGACGCCCTGATTCGGGCCGTGGGTGCGGAGCCGGTGGACTGGGACATGGGGGCGAGGTGCTGCGGCGCGTCGCTCATGGTGACGCACAAGGAGGCGGCCCTGGACGCGGTGAGCACCATACTTGGTGCGGTGCGCGGCGCCCATGCCGTGGTCACGGTCTGCCCCATGTGCCAGATGAATCTGGAAGCCTATCAAGGCGAGGCCTTGGCCCGGATGGGCGGCGGGGAGCGTGTGAGCGTGCTCTACCTGCCCCAGCTTCTCGGACTGGGCCTGGGTCTCGATCAAAAGGATGTGGGACTGCATCGGAACATGACCGTGACGAACCGGCTGCGCGCCAAATTGCGGCGCATCGACATGCCAATAGCGCGGCCCATGGCGGATGCGGACCAAGGGGAAGGGAACGAGGAAACGACCCAACCACCCGGAACAGGAGGGTGA